A window of the Agrococcus jejuensis genome harbors these coding sequences:
- a CDS encoding alpha/beta hydrolase, protein MADESGAPPRRRRRRVVRIVGIAVAGVLVLAIVGGLVWAGTPYRAEAAGLAAAEADARITVADEGDVVVLSPAAEASTTLEGQGIVFFAGARVDAAAYVATFRDVAAAGATVVLVRPILNLAIVELRPLSTFTDAVPGVESWSVGGHSMGGVRACTYAEDDAVQALVLLASYCSLGDLSGRDDLTVLSITGSRDGVLRQDAADEARDLLPDDAVFVELEGVNHAQFGDYGAQPGDDEATVAGDEAHAEIAATIVDALDG, encoded by the coding sequence ATGGCCGACGAGTCGGGCGCGCCGCCGCGCCGGCGTCGACGCCGGGTCGTGCGCATCGTCGGCATCGCGGTGGCGGGCGTGCTGGTGCTCGCGATCGTGGGCGGCCTCGTGTGGGCGGGCACGCCGTACCGAGCCGAGGCCGCGGGGCTCGCGGCGGCCGAGGCGGATGCGCGCATCACGGTCGCCGACGAGGGCGACGTCGTGGTGCTGTCGCCGGCCGCCGAGGCATCGACGACGCTCGAGGGGCAGGGGATCGTCTTCTTCGCAGGGGCGCGCGTGGATGCGGCCGCCTACGTCGCGACGTTCCGCGACGTCGCCGCCGCGGGCGCGACCGTCGTGCTCGTGCGCCCGATCCTCAACCTGGCGATCGTCGAGCTGCGGCCGCTGTCGACGTTCACGGATGCGGTGCCCGGCGTCGAGTCGTGGTCGGTCGGCGGCCACAGCATGGGTGGGGTGCGCGCGTGCACGTACGCCGAGGACGACGCCGTGCAGGCGCTCGTGCTGCTCGCCTCGTACTGCTCGCTCGGCGACCTCAGCGGCCGCGACGATCTCACGGTGCTGTCGATCACGGGCTCGCGCGACGGCGTGCTGCGCCAGGATGCGGCCGACGAGGCGCGCGACCTGCTGCCCGACGACGCGGTCTTCGTCGAGCTCGAGGGCGTGAACCACGCGCAGTTCGGCGACTACGGTGCGCAGCCGGGCGACGACGAGGCGACGGTCGCCGGAGACGAGGCGCACGCCGAGATCGCCGCGACGATCGTCGACGCGCTCGACGGCTGA
- a CDS encoding nucleoside/nucleotide kinase family protein, which translates to MADQQLLMQAASWTPEQKALYTEVVRVVVARSPRGRRIVAVDGRDGVGKTHLADALHVAFARAGVQSFRASLDDFHQPRERRYRQGRDSWAGYYEDAFDLELADRVLLQPFRMGGSTGFMTKAFDLDTDQPVEMDWKTAGPDAVLIVDGVFLLRPAFKGRWHFVLRLEASDAERGARLQRRDGAHPLVTDPSHDRYRLAHEHYERLADPVRNADMVIDTTDWRAPRQVFQDRC; encoded by the coding sequence ATGGCCGATCAGCAGCTCCTCATGCAGGCGGCGTCGTGGACGCCCGAGCAGAAGGCGCTCTACACCGAGGTCGTGCGCGTCGTCGTCGCCCGCAGCCCGCGCGGCCGCCGCATCGTGGCGGTCGACGGGCGCGACGGCGTCGGCAAGACCCACCTCGCCGACGCGCTGCACGTCGCGTTCGCCCGTGCAGGCGTGCAGTCGTTCCGCGCGAGCCTCGACGACTTCCACCAGCCGCGCGAGCGCCGCTACCGCCAGGGTCGCGACTCGTGGGCCGGCTACTACGAGGATGCGTTCGACCTCGAGCTCGCCGACCGCGTGCTGCTGCAGCCGTTCCGCATGGGCGGCTCGACGGGCTTCATGACGAAGGCCTTCGACCTCGACACCGACCAGCCCGTCGAGATGGACTGGAAGACCGCCGGGCCCGACGCCGTGCTCATCGTCGACGGCGTCTTCCTGCTGCGTCCCGCGTTCAAGGGACGCTGGCACTTCGTGCTGCGGCTCGAGGCGTCGGATGCGGAGCGCGGCGCGCGCCTGCAGCGGCGCGACGGCGCGCATCCGCTCGTCACCGATCCCTCGCACGACCGGTACCGGCTCGCGCACGAGCACTACGAGCGGCTCGCCGACCCCGTGCGCAACGCCGACATGGTCATCGACACCACCGACTGGCGCGCGCCGCGGCAGGTGTTCCAGGACCGCTGCTGA
- a CDS encoding DUF418 domain-containing protein: MTIPAPASGPTATTPTSTASTPAASRVRAIAPDLARGLMLLMIALANMPFHLYGRDVAMSSMHFDGGDLGDRIWQAIAIIAIDGRSYPLFAFLFGYGMWQLYRRQLAAGATSLEARRLLRRRHWWMLAFGAVHAALLWGGDIIGAYGLVGLLVGWLFVERRDRTIVIWASVLGGLLALGALAWMAMGLVATLFGVTDLGDVSLPAVAGIDSYLASILARLGMWAPVTFVQGVFGLAVPVAILLAILAARHGMLEEPERHRALLAKVAVGGIAIAWSAGILAFLEHVDVIPVMPTTFWMLHTAAGVAGGLGYAALFGLVAARLAQRPLGPVSKALTAVGKRSMTSYLLQSVLFAPVLSAWGLGLGGVLTEWQGALYALGVWLVTVAVAVALDAAGRRGPAETLLRRLAYPRDAKAQPTAMRDAAAPSASSAPVPTVRG, encoded by the coding sequence GTGACGATCCCAGCCCCCGCATCCGGTCCGACCGCCACCACGCCGACCAGCACCGCGTCGACGCCCGCCGCATCCCGCGTGCGCGCCATCGCGCCCGACCTCGCGCGCGGCCTCATGCTGCTCATGATCGCCCTGGCGAACATGCCCTTCCACCTCTACGGCCGCGACGTGGCGATGTCGTCGATGCACTTCGACGGCGGCGACCTCGGCGACCGCATCTGGCAGGCGATCGCGATCATCGCGATCGACGGGCGCTCGTACCCGCTGTTCGCGTTCCTGTTCGGCTACGGCATGTGGCAGCTGTACCGGAGGCAGCTCGCTGCCGGGGCGACGTCGCTCGAGGCGCGGCGGCTGCTGCGGCGCCGGCACTGGTGGATGCTCGCGTTCGGCGCCGTGCACGCCGCGCTGCTGTGGGGCGGCGACATCATCGGCGCCTACGGCCTCGTGGGCCTGCTCGTGGGCTGGCTCTTCGTCGAGCGCAGGGACCGCACGATCGTGATCTGGGCGAGCGTGCTCGGCGGCCTGCTCGCGCTCGGCGCGCTCGCGTGGATGGCGATGGGCCTCGTCGCGACCCTCTTCGGCGTCACCGACCTCGGCGACGTCTCGCTGCCCGCGGTCGCCGGCATCGACTCGTACCTCGCCTCGATCCTCGCGAGGCTCGGCATGTGGGCGCCCGTGACGTTCGTGCAGGGCGTCTTCGGCCTCGCCGTGCCGGTCGCGATCCTGCTCGCGATCCTCGCCGCCCGCCACGGCATGCTCGAGGAGCCCGAGCGGCACCGCGCCCTGCTCGCGAAGGTCGCGGTCGGCGGCATCGCCATCGCCTGGTCGGCGGGCATCCTCGCGTTCCTCGAGCACGTCGACGTCATCCCCGTCATGCCGACGACGTTCTGGATGCTGCACACCGCCGCGGGCGTCGCGGGCGGCCTCGGCTACGCCGCGCTCTTCGGCCTCGTCGCCGCACGGCTCGCGCAGCGTCCGCTCGGCCCGGTGTCGAAGGCGCTCACCGCCGTCGGCAAGCGGTCGATGACGAGCTACCTGCTGCAGTCGGTGCTGTTCGCGCCCGTGCTGTCGGCGTGGGGCCTCGGCCTCGGCGGGGTGCTCACCGAGTGGCAGGGCGCGCTGTACGCGCTCGGCGTGTGGCTCGTGACGGTCGCGGTCGCCGTCGCGCTCGACGCGGCCGGGCGACGGGGACCGGCCGAGACGCTGCTGCGCAGGCTCGCGTACCCGCGCGATGCGAAGGCGCAGCCGACGGCGATGCGCGATGCCGCTGCGCCCTCGGCGAGCAGCGCCCCGGTGCCGACCGTGCGCGGCTAG
- a CDS encoding HhH-GPD family protein — translation MDADLLHARLAPWYAEHRRDLPWREPGFTAWGTLVSEIMLQQTQVARVRTAIVEWLDRWPTPADLADAPTHEVLRAWGTLGYPRRALRLQDAARAIVERHGGVVPDDVAQLLALPGIGDYTARAVAVFHFQQRHPVVDTNVRRVVARAVQGQGDAGPAARADLARVEALLPDDVAEAGTVSIALMELGALVCTARAPRCDECPLVGDCAWVAAGKPAYEGRRAPRQAAFAGSDRQTRGTVLRALRGVDVPLTLAELAPLWPDAEQLSRAIASLADDGLVVVEGEAVRLPH, via the coding sequence ATGGACGCGGACCTGCTGCACGCACGCCTCGCGCCCTGGTACGCCGAGCATCGGCGCGACCTGCCGTGGCGCGAGCCCGGGTTCACGGCGTGGGGCACGCTCGTGAGCGAGATCATGCTGCAGCAGACGCAGGTCGCGCGCGTGCGCACCGCGATCGTCGAGTGGCTCGATCGCTGGCCGACGCCCGCCGACCTCGCCGATGCGCCGACGCACGAGGTGCTGCGCGCCTGGGGCACGCTCGGGTACCCGCGGCGGGCGCTGCGGCTGCAGGATGCGGCGCGCGCGATCGTCGAGCGGCACGGCGGCGTCGTGCCCGACGACGTGGCCCAGCTGCTCGCGCTCCCGGGCATCGGCGACTACACGGCGCGGGCCGTCGCCGTCTTCCACTTCCAGCAGCGGCATCCCGTCGTCGACACGAATGTGCGCCGCGTCGTCGCTCGGGCCGTGCAAGGGCAGGGGGATGCGGGCCCGGCGGCGCGCGCGGACCTCGCGCGCGTCGAGGCGCTGCTGCCCGACGACGTCGCCGAGGCGGGCACCGTGTCGATCGCGCTCATGGAGCTCGGCGCCCTCGTCTGCACGGCTCGCGCGCCACGCTGCGACGAGTGCCCGCTCGTGGGCGACTGCGCGTGGGTCGCCGCGGGGAAGCCGGCGTACGAGGGCCGGCGCGCCCCGCGGCAGGCGGCGTTCGCCGGCAGCGACCGGCAGACGCGCGGCACGGTGCTGCGCGCCCTGCGCGGCGTCGACGTGCCGCTCACGCTCGCCGAGCTCGCCCCGCTGTGGCCCGACGCCGAGCAGCTGTCGCGCGCCATCGCCTCCCTCGCCGACGACGGCCTCGTCGTGGTGGAGGGCGAGGCGGTGCGGCTGCCGCACTGA